In Mycoplasmopsis californica, one genomic interval encodes:
- a CDS encoding Cof-type HAD-IIB family hydrolase — MKNKRFMFAIDLDGTLLSSSAKGTIHPIAKEAIERAKREGHIVCLITGRPWLSTKPIYHELGLDTVVTNYNGSQIHNPSDENFIPSIKYLNLNEMLYILGDPKVKDEITNVAIEGPGWVLIQKRDDDLERVFGFAQNRKFVVGVDLNKIPLSPTGIIFDVKETTDCEELREYLRSRYGDLGEFSYWSKGEGLTPVFDITNVSVNKGRVISLLSRYYDIPLENIVVFGDGHNDVPMFKVAKVSVAMKNSKDPVKMQATVRLEYTNAEGGVGYYINRFLDNPEAEIEKSNKERAKMKTEAFLTADLD; from the coding sequence ATGAAAAACAAAAGATTTATGTTTGCCATTGACCTTGATGGTACATTATTATCATCAAGCGCAAAAGGTACAATTCACCCTATTGCCAAAGAAGCGATTGAAAGAGCTAAAAGGGAAGGTCACATTGTCTGCTTAATTACTGGTCGTCCTTGACTTTCAACAAAGCCAATTTATCATGAACTGGGCTTAGACACTGTGGTTACTAACTATAACGGTTCTCAAATTCACAATCCAAGTGATGAAAACTTTATTCCTTCAATCAAATACCTAAATCTTAACGAAATGCTTTATATTTTAGGTGACCCTAAAGTTAAAGATGAGATTACAAATGTCGCCATCGAAGGTCCGGGATGAGTTTTAATTCAAAAACGTGACGACGATTTAGAGCGTGTATTTGGATTTGCTCAAAATCGTAAATTTGTTGTCGGAGTGGATTTAAATAAAATCCCGCTAAGCCCAACTGGTATTATTTTTGATGTTAAAGAAACAACAGATTGCGAAGAATTAAGAGAATACCTACGTTCAAGATATGGTGATTTAGGTGAATTTTCTTATTGATCAAAAGGAGAAGGTTTAACTCCTGTATTTGATATTACTAATGTATCTGTAAATAAAGGTCGGGTAATTTCATTATTAAGTCGTTACTATGACATCCCACTAGAAAATATTGTTGTGTTTGGCGATGGACACAATGATGTTCCAATGTTTAAAGTTGCGAAAGTTTCGGTTGCGATGAAAAACTCAAAAGACCCAGTCAAAATGCAAGCAACTGTTCGTCTTGAATATACAAATGCTGAAGGTGGTGTTGGGTACTATATTAATCGATTTTTAGATAACCCCGAGGCAGAAATTGAAAAAAGCAATAAAGAACGAGCAAAAATGAAAACCGAAGCTTTTTTAACTGCAGATTTGGATTAA
- a CDS encoding ribonuclease HIII — protein sequence MQFIEFEQYKVTADDEIIGVDEVGVGDYFGPLVAAAVFIPNINKESILKLGVRDSKKINDSNILKIAPKIKSLCTWGVYVLTPNGYNNMSRYNNANELKMFAHLNAIEKIINKIEFFQYIFIDKYSTTNSMQKYFNKFKGPNSFVKFSDFSQNIILANKAESLSIEVACASILAREAFLIRMQELNRQYNINFPFGAGNVVKEFAFNLWKTRPDIDPKLVCKNTFKMDLSSD from the coding sequence ATGCAGTTTATTGAATTTGAGCAATATAAAGTTACTGCCGATGATGAAATTATTGGTGTTGATGAGGTTGGGGTAGGTGATTATTTCGGCCCATTAGTTGCAGCCGCGGTATTTATTCCTAATATCAACAAAGAATCTATTTTGAAGTTAGGGGTTAGGGATTCGAAAAAAATTAACGACAGCAACATATTAAAAATTGCACCAAAAATTAAGAGTCTATGTACCTGGGGCGTTTATGTATTAACTCCTAACGGTTACAATAATATGAGCAGATATAATAATGCTAATGAATTAAAAATGTTTGCACACTTAAATGCAATTGAAAAAATTATCAATAAAATTGAGTTTTTTCAGTATATTTTTATTGATAAATACTCAACAACAAATAGCATGCAGAAATATTTTAATAAATTTAAAGGCCCTAATAGTTTTGTTAAATTTAGTGATTTTAGTCAAAATATTATTTTGGCTAATAAAGCAGAGTCGCTTTCAATTGAAGTGGCTTGCGCATCAATTTTAGCTCGGGAAGCATTTTTAATTAGAATGCAAGAATTGAATCGGCAATACAATATCAATTTTCCTTTCGGGGCTGGAAATGTTGTTAAAGAATTTGCGTTTAACTTGTGAAAAACACGTCCAGATATCGACCCCAAGCTAGTATGTAAAAACACATTTAAAATGGATTTAAGCAGTGATTAA
- a CDS encoding hexose phosphate transporter has protein sequence MQTKLSFEDKLQKNKALYGIFIWLFISIAYLLFIANWGFGGYLTGKGISIEGDKTILNPGILGYFGINGNDSSFLLKNQAANWGITIGRGIGSVAVALLLSKLFHKYTTIVALSLTLLGIPAQFLPSQPYGYVLFLVLRTLMAIGGTMMIILTQPIVANFFTKKQKSVVSQFGIWFYPLGTIIAVLPFVVAHYTKANDVVMNNWKTILTTLSALNVIPLLVMIIFGSRFDAKKAQEEESMEKQESGLKLLGVYFRKKATWAWTLLYGGWLCAVVLPTALSHVIFPKLAEIAGNPAGEATHIREWYIVFLAAVFVGPITIGLWSRFPLKRKWYIASVILLGISLYVLSMITYVWGVSKGDITSRVIFYILGFLSGLSLWGIQGVMLNTPHEYKDNNPKTIGWMFSLIWGLGFIFFTLVLILINLVPIIAGGKFAVNNIWMYVIIIVASLISVIGLLMLKEPDPEANTFPWSNKK, from the coding sequence ATGCAGACTAAACTATCTTTTGAAGATAAGTTGCAAAAAAATAAAGCGCTATATGGCATTTTTATTTGATTATTTATTTCGATAGCGTATTTATTATTTATTGCTAACTGAGGCTTTGGTGGATATTTAACTGGTAAAGGTATCAGTATTGAAGGTGATAAAACAATATTAAACCCTGGTATTTTAGGGTACTTTGGAATTAATGGAAATGATTCATCATTTTTACTTAAAAACCAAGCAGCCAACTGGGGTATAACTATTGGTCGTGGTATCGGATCAGTTGCGGTTGCTTTATTGTTATCGAAACTGTTCCACAAATATACTACTATTGTAGCTTTATCATTAACGTTACTAGGTATCCCAGCACAATTTCTACCTAGCCAACCATACGGTTATGTATTATTTTTAGTACTAAGAACATTAATGGCAATTGGAGGGACAATGATGATTATCTTGACCCAACCTATCGTTGCTAATTTCTTTACTAAAAAACAAAAATCTGTAGTTTCGCAATTCGGTATCTGATTCTACCCACTAGGTACAATTATTGCTGTTTTACCATTTGTTGTTGCACACTACACAAAAGCAAACGATGTTGTTATGAATAATTGAAAAACTATTTTAACTACATTATCAGCTTTAAATGTTATTCCGTTGTTAGTTATGATTATTTTTGGATCAAGATTTGACGCTAAAAAAGCTCAAGAAGAAGAATCAATGGAAAAACAAGAAAGTGGCTTGAAATTACTTGGGGTTTACTTTAGAAAAAAAGCTACCTGAGCTTGAACATTACTATATGGGGGATGATTATGTGCCGTTGTACTTCCAACAGCGCTATCGCACGTTATATTCCCAAAACTTGCTGAAATAGCAGGAAATCCTGCGGGCGAAGCTACACACATTAGAGAATGATATATTGTATTCTTGGCTGCTGTGTTTGTAGGTCCTATTACAATTGGCCTATGGTCAAGATTCCCGCTAAAACGTAAATGATATATAGCATCAGTTATTTTATTAGGAATCTCATTGTATGTTTTATCAATGATCACATACGTATGAGGAGTTTCTAAAGGTGATATAACTTCACGTGTTATTTTCTATATTTTAGGTTTCTTATCAGGATTATCATTATGAGGTATTCAAGGAGTTATGTTGAATACACCACACGAATACAAAGATAATAACCCTAAAACAATTGGATGAATGTTTAGTTTAATTTGAGGTTTAGGATTTATTTTCTTTACACTTGTTCTAATTTTAATTAACTTAGTCCCAATTATTGCTGGTGGAAAATTCGCAGTAAATAATATTTGAATGTATGTAATTATTATTGTTGCATCACTAATTTCAGTAATTGGTTTATTAATGTTAAAAGAACCAGATCCTGAAGCTAATACATTCCCATGATCTAATAAAAAATAA
- a CDS encoding lysylphosphatidylglycerol synthase transmembrane domain-containing protein — translation MNPVFEKWRSRESKDKSFTKQLFSSKFSKKHKNINSAFSKNFVFVNHKIIAPVGVGTAVLNEYTATAIAQSFARVIRENCAEKKEILLINDRTFHGELFTNIFARVIDDYGFKVVMTESSDTLPETFHRVVAQENDIVASVYIGKHDSSKNNMQISFYCNNGQPFCVDRAFNMQENLAETDYMYVEIPDRTIKFKKINYSHKIIDKITNFYTDSSSLKDIEELRQNIQFGSRSNIEFFEKIFKNLNLNIPIANQYKNKNWFKSKLKHLNKIHNSTIFRKNDVNIAINSKGSGLVVSYKHKHVYKYLNTSQLAGLYLYFLINDDPNFDRTKLSKYYVARSIDTGSLVDVIASKNNLDVFTYSNDDELFDKFKQNKNLLLAHNNEFEYIINPEILTYNAYSFALEILRMVAFYKQKNLTLFDILSRIYDEFGFSHTVDKIYDLEHSNLEPFINRIKMTGKLANQKITSINEYKISNNSLKTQYEIRFAQGERCVLSYNGITEKLNLFSDVRMRSNDKRKLDAIIREKEIIDNILDLKETNRIKTIKLGSIIKYIGLVLILVGIFLFLFHSVYNYKDSTKIGDANIGAILWTMWNQINHDRWTRLSFIAMLGWFPLYSIINSIIFKRLLTWQNVKVKFSDLMIGSLISLVAQNVTPKSIGGDLATYWFLRRRDVPRPELLSSIVINTFIWQISNLILTIIFVPIGIHFYGNFFANLSDPAVLTMLISLILGITIDTFLVIIVLVLSLSSKLQNKILKTFVHVVEWLPFIHVYDSEAMISKYQYELYKVREGLKTVLRKWYNFVEILFWKIILTFYVPTAWFALSADMLQPDLVGGSYFNMTVASVLARNINSISPTPGGTGTSDIINKAVYEYILKPDVTNGWSATQRSSLLTSIKGMGEVILPTFLSAIILFIVFIGEKRVDHYRDKAKNETLNQTSSVEEIKKIKSKFYPVTFSLLTLILLGGSILFIFNPWV, via the coding sequence ATGAATCCAGTTTTTGAGAAGTGAAGATCACGAGAAAGTAAAGATAAATCGTTTACTAAGCAACTTTTTAGTTCAAAATTTAGCAAAAAACACAAAAACATTAATAGTGCATTTAGCAAAAACTTTGTTTTTGTTAATCATAAGATAATTGCCCCTGTTGGTGTTGGTACAGCGGTATTAAATGAGTATACAGCTACTGCAATCGCTCAGTCTTTTGCCCGTGTTATTAGGGAAAATTGTGCTGAAAAGAAAGAAATTTTATTAATCAATGATAGAACATTTCACGGTGAATTATTTACCAATATTTTTGCCAGAGTTATAGATGATTATGGATTTAAGGTTGTTATGACTGAATCTTCTGATACTTTGCCGGAAACTTTTCACAGAGTTGTCGCACAAGAAAATGATATTGTCGCTTCTGTATATATTGGAAAGCACGATAGCTCAAAAAATAATATGCAAATTAGTTTTTATTGCAATAATGGCCAACCTTTTTGTGTTGATAGAGCATTTAATATGCAAGAAAACCTAGCCGAGACTGATTATATGTACGTTGAAATTCCTGATCGTACAATTAAATTTAAAAAAATTAATTATTCACACAAAATAATCGACAAAATTACTAATTTTTATACAGATTCTAGTTCATTAAAAGATATTGAAGAACTAAGACAAAATATACAATTTGGTTCACGAAGTAACATCGAATTTTTTGAAAAAATATTCAAAAATTTAAATTTAAATATTCCAATAGCTAATCAATATAAAAATAAAAATTGATTTAAATCTAAGTTAAAACACTTAAATAAAATTCATAATTCAACTATATTTAGAAAAAACGATGTAAATATAGCTATAAATAGCAAAGGAAGCGGATTAGTCGTTTCGTATAAGCACAAACATGTTTATAAGTACTTAAATACTTCGCAATTAGCAGGGTTATATTTATATTTTTTAATAAACGATGATCCTAATTTTGATCGAACTAAGTTAAGCAAATATTATGTAGCCCGCAGTATTGACACTGGATCGTTAGTCGATGTAATTGCAAGTAAAAATAACTTGGATGTATTCACGTATTCCAATGATGATGAGTTATTTGATAAGTTTAAACAAAACAAAAATTTATTATTAGCACATAACAACGAGTTTGAATATATTATTAATCCTGAAATACTAACTTACAATGCTTATTCATTTGCCTTGGAAATTTTGCGCATGGTTGCTTTTTATAAGCAAAAAAACCTTACTCTTTTTGATATCTTGTCAAGGATTTATGATGAATTTGGTTTTTCGCACACGGTGGATAAAATATATGATTTAGAACACTCTAATTTAGAACCTTTTATCAATCGCATAAAAATGACAGGCAAACTAGCGAATCAAAAAATAACGAGTATAAACGAGTACAAAATCAGTAATAATTCACTAAAAACGCAGTATGAAATACGTTTTGCACAAGGCGAGAGGTGTGTCTTATCATACAATGGCATAACTGAGAAATTAAATTTATTTTCTGATGTTAGGATGCGTTCAAATGATAAAAGAAAATTAGACGCAATTATTAGAGAGAAAGAAATTATTGATAATATATTAGATTTAAAAGAAACTAACAGAATAAAGACAATTAAATTAGGTTCAATAATTAAATATATTGGATTGGTACTTATTTTAGTTGGTATATTCCTATTTTTATTCCACTCTGTTTACAATTATAAAGATTCAACAAAAATTGGGGATGCTAACATTGGCGCGATTTTGTGAACGATGTGAAACCAAATTAATCACGATCGCTGAACAAGACTTTCATTTATAGCAATGTTGGGCTGGTTCCCGTTATATTCAATAATCAATTCAATTATATTTAAACGGCTACTTACCTGACAAAATGTGAAAGTAAAATTTTCTGACTTAATGATTGGTTCGCTGATATCGCTTGTGGCACAAAATGTGACACCGAAGTCGATTGGAGGCGATTTAGCTACATACTGATTTTTACGAAGACGTGATGTTCCAAGACCTGAGTTGCTATCTTCAATAGTAATTAACACTTTTATATGGCAAATTTCAAACCTTATTTTAACAATTATATTTGTGCCGATTGGCATTCATTTTTATGGCAATTTCTTCGCTAATTTATCAGATCCAGCAGTTTTAACAATGCTTATATCACTTATTTTAGGAATAACTATTGATACTTTTTTAGTTATTATCGTTTTGGTTCTTTCATTGAGTAGTAAACTTCAAAATAAAATTCTAAAAACATTTGTTCATGTGGTTGAATGATTGCCGTTTATACACGTTTATGATTCGGAAGCTATGATATCAAAATACCAATATGAATTGTATAAAGTAAGAGAGGGATTAAAAACTGTACTTCGCAAGTGATATAACTTTGTAGAAATATTATTTTGAAAAATAATTTTAACTTTCTATGTTCCAACAGCTTGATTCGCCCTTTCAGCAGACATGTTACAACCCGATTTGGTCGGAGGTTCATATTTCAATATGACTGTTGCTAGCGTGTTGGCACGCAATATTAACTCGATATCTCCAACACCTGGTGGCACTGGAACCTCAGATATTATTAATAAAGCTGTTTATGAATATATCTTAAAACCCGATGTCACAAATGGATGAAGCGCAACTCAAAGATCGTCGCTTCTTACCTCGATAAAAGGTATGGGAGAAGTTATATTACCAACCTTTCTTTCAGCAATAATTTTATTCATTGTATTTATCGGCGAAAAAAGAGTAGATCACTATCGTGATAAAGCTAAAAATGAAACTTTAAATCAAACTTCCTCAGTTGAAGAAATTAAGAAAATAAAATCAAAATTTTACCCTGTTACATTCAGTCTACTAACCTTAATTTTGCTAGGTGGTTCAATTCTATTCATATTTAATCCGTGAGTATAA
- the fmt gene encoding methionyl-tRNA formyltransferase, with protein sequence MIKILLAGTPEFAVDIFEQIIINYNVVAIVSQPDRPSVRGRISLQTPTKLLAQKYNIPCFQPEKIGEIYDELKQLEYDYLITAAFGQFIPTKILSIAKKYNLNIHGSLLPKFRGAAPIQYAVWEGESQTGISLMEMVKEMDAGDVFVQSVVKIDENDTSADVFKKCSNVASENIVQWIRDIDQNKLQKKPQDISKVSFSPKLNKSDGEIKTSMSVQKALQTIKAFYPNPCAFTHIDSKRVKINFATSNPVKNAPTIQLSDGTIYLVDYHFEGKKRVKLK encoded by the coding sequence ATGATAAAAATATTACTTGCTGGTACTCCTGAATTTGCTGTTGATATTTTTGAGCAAATTATTATAAACTACAATGTTGTTGCAATCGTTTCTCAACCTGATAGACCAAGTGTTCGTGGTCGAATTAGCTTACAAACTCCAACCAAGTTGTTAGCTCAAAAATACAATATCCCGTGTTTCCAACCTGAAAAAATTGGTGAAATTTATGACGAGTTAAAACAACTAGAATATGATTACTTAATCACAGCGGCTTTTGGACAATTTATACCCACTAAAATTTTAAGTATTGCTAAAAAGTACAATTTAAATATTCACGGATCTCTTCTTCCTAAGTTTAGAGGTGCCGCTCCTATTCAATACGCTGTTTGGGAAGGAGAATCTCAAACAGGTATTAGTTTAATGGAAATGGTTAAAGAAATGGATGCTGGCGATGTTTTTGTACAAAGTGTTGTTAAAATTGACGAAAATGATACAAGCGCTGATGTTTTTAAAAAATGTTCAAATGTCGCTTCTGAAAATATAGTTCAATGAATTAGAGACATTGACCAAAATAAACTTCAAAAAAAACCTCAAGACATCTCAAAAGTGTCGTTTAGCCCTAAACTGAATAAATCTGACGGCGAGATTAAAACATCAATGAGTGTTCAAAAAGCTCTACAAACAATAAAAGCTTTTTACCCCAATCCTTGTGCATTTACTCACATAGATTCTAAAAGAGTTAAAATTAATTTTGCTACATCAAACCCTGTAAAAAATGCGCCTACCATCCAATTAAGTGATGGAACAATATACTTGGTGGATTATCATTTCGAGGGTAAAAAACGTGTAAAACTTAAATAA
- a CDS encoding zinc-dependent alcohol dehydrogenase family protein, whose protein sequence is MKMKALVYHGEHNIALEMVDKPVILKPTDAIVKITRTTICGTDLGIYKGKNPEVADGRILGHEGIGIVEEIGSGVSNVKVGDKVLIGCVTPCGKCDNCRRQLYSHCREAEGGWKFGYMIDGTQAEYVRVPFADNSLYKYPTSISDEVAVMLSDALPTGHEIGVQYGKVAPGKSVAIVGAGPVGMGALLTAQLYSPSHLVVIDFDKNRLEMAKQLGATHTLTPDETLIDKLKEIVGADGVDVAIEAVGIPQTWDTCQKIVKAGGNISVVGVHGKKVDFNVQELWIKNITVTTGLVNTNTLPMLINAVSTGKLPVEGLITHKFNLSDMMKAYDTFLNASDNKAMKIFIDATK, encoded by the coding sequence ATGAAAATGAAAGCATTAGTATACCATGGCGAGCATAACATTGCTCTAGAAATGGTTGACAAACCGGTTATTTTAAAACCTACAGACGCAATTGTAAAAATTACAAGAACTACTATTTGTGGTACTGATTTAGGTATTTATAAGGGTAAAAACCCAGAAGTTGCTGACGGAAGAATTCTTGGACACGAAGGTATTGGAATTGTCGAAGAAATTGGCTCAGGCGTGTCAAATGTCAAAGTTGGCGATAAAGTTCTAATTGGTTGTGTAACACCTTGTGGAAAATGTGACAACTGTAGAAGACAATTATATTCACACTGTAGAGAAGCAGAGGGTGGATGAAAATTCGGATACATGATTGACGGTACACAGGCTGAATACGTTAGAGTTCCATTTGCTGACAATAGTTTATACAAATACCCAACATCAATTTCTGATGAGGTAGCAGTTATGCTATCTGACGCACTTCCGACAGGACACGAAATCGGTGTACAGTATGGAAAAGTTGCACCAGGTAAATCTGTTGCAATCGTTGGAGCGGGTCCAGTAGGTATGGGAGCTTTACTAACTGCCCAATTATACTCTCCATCTCATCTAGTGGTTATAGACTTTGACAAAAACCGTCTAGAAATGGCAAAACAATTAGGAGCCACACACACATTAACACCAGATGAAACATTAATTGATAAACTAAAAGAAATTGTGGGAGCTGATGGTGTTGATGTTGCAATCGAAGCTGTTGGTATTCCACAAACATGAGATACTTGCCAAAAAATTGTTAAGGCTGGTGGAAATATCTCAGTTGTTGGTGTTCACGGTAAAAAAGTTGACTTTAATGTTCAAGAACTATGAATCAAAAACATTACTGTTACAACAGGACTTGTAAACACAAATACACTTCCAATGTTAATTAATGCTGTTTCTACTGGAAAATTACCGGTTGAAGGCTTAATCACACACAAATTTAATCTTTCAGACATGATGAAAGCTTATGACACATTCTTAAATGCATCTGATAATAAGGCAATGAAAATTTTTATTGACGCAACAAAATAA